A window from Acinonyx jubatus isolate Ajub_Pintada_27869175 chromosome E1, VMU_Ajub_asm_v1.0, whole genome shotgun sequence encodes these proteins:
- the LOC113592650 gene encoding serine/arginine repetitive matrix protein 1 isoform X2 produces the protein MGSTQRSSVYRMVKTNKTGSKVAVSAQKGSEVTNTTPQRGQGYMIASSSRTAAAPRSPSPHRRSEAGHLPSFHSASDYPRSISPQSGPSGTPIPRGSEARSKSESYRHPSIHRKIQQTQTSASHAVQTQRNVSPSREDSARRGGESKPGRDISNRYSLTSDAKSSRRLSFVDQKGNLQILQEDPPSKVQYPQGVRVPRRTLVYPKDEAVQTEPIQKGLTATEIRSPRRPSSPEHSSGRVSADSRTAQRKIPGQECEMSHPSPIYTEPNTLHRNMNLESSLRLSILKDLSGGHRVPRRSDPETIPKQSVYTDTKSSPKNLISSEVESNLRSSTRGDGEVSRRVTISSAEQLYSAPRVTSRAVSENPHKSMFVTPEPSYKQHTQRPSESVCMSPGPALRYPEPSPKPSVHAELELTPRPLPPRALPRYGPDCSWWALLNPEVETSQSRPTTPDFESKSPLPPDPLLSFFEMDSSPFCEEMMFQREKASPATPPPLSPPKESPNQAPLREMPQALKQTSKQPIQRCV, from the exons ATGGGATCTACCCAGAGGAGCTCAGTCTATCGGATGGTCAAGACAAATAAAACTGGGTCCAAGGTAGCAGTTTCAGCACAGAAAGGGTCTGAGGTTACTAACACAACCCCTCAGCGGGGACAAGGATATATGATTgcctcgagctcacgaaccgctGCAGCCCCCCGAAGTCCTTCGCCCCATCGAAGATCAGAAGCTGGGCATCTCCCCTCTTTCCATTCAGCATCAGACTATCCACGTTCTATCTCCCCCCAGTCAGGGCCCAGTGGAACACCCATCCCTCGAGGAAGCGAGGCCCGATCAAAATCAGAATCATACCGCCATCCCTCTATTCATCGAAAGATCCAGCAAACTCAAACATCAGCTTCCCATGCTGTCCAGACGCAACGGAATGTTAGCCCATCCAGAGAGGACTCAGCACGAAGAGGGGGTGAGAGCAAGCCAGGGCGTGACATCAGTAATCGCTACTCATTAACCTCTGATGCCAAATCCTCTCGCCGGTTGAGTTTTGTAGACCAGAAGGGTAACTTACAAATCTTGCAAGAAGACCCACCCTCCAAGGTCCAGTACCCACAAGGGGTCAGAGTTCCCCGTAGGACTTTGGTTTACCCAAAGGATGAAGCAGTTCAAACTGAACCCATCCAAAAGGGTTTGACTGCTACTGAGATCAGATCTCCAAGAAGACCCTCTAGCCCAGAACATAGCAGTGGCCGAGTCAGTGCAGACTCTCGGACAGCCCAAAGAAAGATCCCTGGCCAAGAGTGTGAAATGAGTCATCCCAGCCCAATTTACACAGAACCCAATACTTTGCATAGGAATATGAACTTGGAATCATCCCTCAGACTCTCTATCCTAAAGGATTTGAGTGGTGGACACCGAGTTCCTAGGCGTTCAGATCCTGAGACTATCCCTAAGCAGTCTGTCTACACTGACACCAAGAGCTCCCCAAAGAACTTAATATCATCAGAAGTAGAGTCCAACCTGAGGTCCTCAACTAGAGGAGATGGCGAGGTCAGCCGCAGGGTCACCATCTCTTCAGCGGAACAGTTATACTCAGCTCCCCGTGTGACATCTCGAGCAGTGTCTGAGAACCCCCACAAATCTATGTTTGTCACTCCAGAACCCAGCTATAAGCAGCACACCCAAAGACCCTCAGAAAGTGTCTGCATGTCCCCAGGACCTGCACTCAGGTATCCAGAACCCTCCCCAAAGCCCTCGGTCCATGCAGAACTGGAACTGACCCCTCGGCCCTTACCCCCTCGGGCCTTACCTAGGTATGGACCTGACTGTTCATGGTGGGCCTTACTCAATCCTGAAGTTGAAACATCCCAAAGCCGGCCAACAACACCTGATTTTGAGTCTAAGTCCCCTCTTCCCCCAGACCCTTTATTGTCCTTTTTTGAAATGGACTCAAGTCCTTTCTGTGAGGAAATGATGttccagagagagaaggcaagtccagcaacaccaccaccactatcaccACCAAAGGAGTCTCCAAACCAGGCACCATTGAGAGAAATGCCACAAGCCCTCAAGCAGACCTCCAAACAACCCATTCAAAG ATGTGTCTGA
- the LOC113592650 gene encoding serine/arginine repetitive matrix protein 1 isoform X1, which translates to MGSTQRSSVYRMVKTNKTGSKVAVSAQKGSEVTNTTPQRGQGYMIASSSRTAAAPRSPSPHRRSEAGHLPSFHSASDYPRSISPQSGPSGTPIPRGSEARSKSESYRHPSIHRKIQQTQTSASHAVQTQRNVSPSREDSARRGGESKPGRDISNRYSLTSDAKSSRRLSFVDQKGNLQILQEDPPSKVQYPQGVRVPRRTLVYPKDEAVQTEPIQKGLTATEIRSPRRPSSPEHSSGRVSADSRTAQRKIPGQECEMSHPSPIYTEPNTLHRNMNLESSLRLSILKDLSGGHRVPRRSDPETIPKQSVYTDTKSSPKNLISSEVESNLRSSTRGDGEVSRRVTISSAEQLYSAPRVTSRAVSENPHKSMFVTPEPSYKQHTQRPSESVCMSPGPALRYPEPSPKPSVHAELELTPRPLPPRALPRYGPDCSWWALLNPEVETSQSRPTTPDFESKSPLPPDPLLSFFEMDSSPFCEEMMFQREKASPATPPPLSPPKESPNQAPLREMPQALKQTSKQPIQRFSAFFLDVSEEMYNRVIWWLKGL; encoded by the exons ATGGGATCTACCCAGAGGAGCTCAGTCTATCGGATGGTCAAGACAAATAAAACTGGGTCCAAGGTAGCAGTTTCAGCACAGAAAGGGTCTGAGGTTACTAACACAACCCCTCAGCGGGGACAAGGATATATGATTgcctcgagctcacgaaccgctGCAGCCCCCCGAAGTCCTTCGCCCCATCGAAGATCAGAAGCTGGGCATCTCCCCTCTTTCCATTCAGCATCAGACTATCCACGTTCTATCTCCCCCCAGTCAGGGCCCAGTGGAACACCCATCCCTCGAGGAAGCGAGGCCCGATCAAAATCAGAATCATACCGCCATCCCTCTATTCATCGAAAGATCCAGCAAACTCAAACATCAGCTTCCCATGCTGTCCAGACGCAACGGAATGTTAGCCCATCCAGAGAGGACTCAGCACGAAGAGGGGGTGAGAGCAAGCCAGGGCGTGACATCAGTAATCGCTACTCATTAACCTCTGATGCCAAATCCTCTCGCCGGTTGAGTTTTGTAGACCAGAAGGGTAACTTACAAATCTTGCAAGAAGACCCACCCTCCAAGGTCCAGTACCCACAAGGGGTCAGAGTTCCCCGTAGGACTTTGGTTTACCCAAAGGATGAAGCAGTTCAAACTGAACCCATCCAAAAGGGTTTGACTGCTACTGAGATCAGATCTCCAAGAAGACCCTCTAGCCCAGAACATAGCAGTGGCCGAGTCAGTGCAGACTCTCGGACAGCCCAAAGAAAGATCCCTGGCCAAGAGTGTGAAATGAGTCATCCCAGCCCAATTTACACAGAACCCAATACTTTGCATAGGAATATGAACTTGGAATCATCCCTCAGACTCTCTATCCTAAAGGATTTGAGTGGTGGACACCGAGTTCCTAGGCGTTCAGATCCTGAGACTATCCCTAAGCAGTCTGTCTACACTGACACCAAGAGCTCCCCAAAGAACTTAATATCATCAGAAGTAGAGTCCAACCTGAGGTCCTCAACTAGAGGAGATGGCGAGGTCAGCCGCAGGGTCACCATCTCTTCAGCGGAACAGTTATACTCAGCTCCCCGTGTGACATCTCGAGCAGTGTCTGAGAACCCCCACAAATCTATGTTTGTCACTCCAGAACCCAGCTATAAGCAGCACACCCAAAGACCCTCAGAAAGTGTCTGCATGTCCCCAGGACCTGCACTCAGGTATCCAGAACCCTCCCCAAAGCCCTCGGTCCATGCAGAACTGGAACTGACCCCTCGGCCCTTACCCCCTCGGGCCTTACCTAGGTATGGACCTGACTGTTCATGGTGGGCCTTACTCAATCCTGAAGTTGAAACATCCCAAAGCCGGCCAACAACACCTGATTTTGAGTCTAAGTCCCCTCTTCCCCCAGACCCTTTATTGTCCTTTTTTGAAATGGACTCAAGTCCTTTCTGTGAGGAAATGATGttccagagagagaaggcaagtccagcaacaccaccaccactatcaccACCAAAGGAGTCTCCAAACCAGGCACCATTGAGAGAAATGCCACAAGCCCTCAAGCAGACCTCCAAACAACCCATTCAAAGGTTTAGTGCTTTCTTCTTGG ATGTGTCTGAGGAAATGTATAATCGTGTCATCTGGTGGCTAAAAGGTCTGTGA